The following proteins come from a genomic window of Misgurnus anguillicaudatus chromosome 10, ASM2758022v2, whole genome shotgun sequence:
- the dpy19l1l gene encoding dpy-19-like 1, like: protein MVVKTRKPNAKDQSSEKDRSQSVSGKNRRGKDGKGSANQSKNGLFTGFIRNKLGLSPSGFVRGITVLILAFIVGFLHWYHLSYLFENDRHFSHMSSLEKEMAFRTEMGLYYSYFKTIIEAPSFMDGLYMIMNDRLTEYPLVINTLKRFNLYPEVVLASWYRAYTSTMNVFGVPTKLCWTINRGEGLDPVESCEGLGDPAYFYVTFVFLLNGAMMSLFFIYGTYLSGSRLGGTVTVLSFFFNHGESTRVMWTPPLRESFSYPFLVLQMLLLTHIIRTRNPCKNTMMALGISNVLFMLPWQFAQFVLLTQVASLFVTYILGYLSPAKMQSLIVTHMISLGVCFLLMFGNSMLLTSFYASSLVSIWGIISLRDSFVATFKPRLFTWIMQCLAWVVSTVILKFMLSVILGASDDAHISSLIKSKFTSYKDFDTMMYTCAAEFDFIEAETLFRYVKTLLLPVNLVIVGFIAGWTIQDLILFLRNKRTAKSEDDETEQTRVLAKGVLVYHSLQLLAFAVLAVLIMRLKLFLTPHMCIMSCLICSRQVFGWLGEKFKHQMIVVGILSMMTVQGVSNLQSQWGIIGEFSNFPQEELLEWIKENTSPNAVFAGAMPTMASVKLSTGRAIVNHPHYEDAGLRERTKMVYAMYSRKPAEVVKRNLIKLHVDYFILEDSWCTRRTKPGCSMPEIWDVEDPQNAGKVPLCTLMSKDSRPHFPTVYYNSIYKVLRVPKTTKDIR, encoded by the exons atggTAGTTAAAACGAGAAAACCAAACGCCAAGGACCAAAGCAGCGAGAAAGACAGGAGTCAATCCGTGTCTGGCAAAAACAGGCGTGGAAAAGATGGCAAAGGCTCGGCTAACCAGAGTAAAAACGGACTCTTTACTGGGTTCATAAGAAACAAACTGGGCTTGAGTCCGTCCGGCTTCGTAAGAGGAATAACGGTGTTGATTCTCG CTTTTATTGTGGGATTTTTACACTG GTATCATCTCTCATATCTATTTGAAAATGACAGACACTTTTCACACATGTCATCACTGGAGAAGGAAATGGCTTTTCGAACGGAGATg GGGCTGTAttattcatatttcaaaaccatCATTGAGGCTCCTTCTTTCATGGATGGTCTTTACATGATTATGAACGACAGACTCACTGAATACCCTCTGGTGATAAACACTTTAAAAAGATTCAACTTGTACCCTGAG GTGGTCTTGGCCAGCTGGTACAGAGCATACACTAGCACAATGAATGTGTTTGGAGTCCCTACCAAGTTGTGTTGGACCATCAACAGAGGGGAAGGGCTCGATCCTGTGGAGAGTTGTGAAG GTTTGGGGGACCCTGCCTATTTTTATGTCACTTTTGTGTTCCTCCTAAATGGGGCAATGATGAGCCTGTTCTTCATTTATGGAACATATCTGAG TGGTAGTCGACTGGGTGGCACCGTGACCGTTTTGAGTTTCTTCTTTAACCATGGGGAG AGCACACGAGTCATGTGGACTCCTCCCCTCAGAGAGAGCTTCTCCTATCCCTTCCTGGTTCTCCAGATGCTTCTGCTCACACACATTATACG gacaagGAACCCATGCAAAAATACTATGATGGCTTTGGGTATCTCCAATGTGTTGTTCATGTTACCCTGGCAGTTTGCTCAGTTTGTATTACTTACCCAG gTTGCCTCCCTTTTTGTTACGTACATCCTGGGTTATCTGAGCCCTGCGAAAATGCAGTCCCTCATAGTCACACACATG ATCTCATTAGGCGTCTGTTTCCTTTTGATGTTTGGGAATTCAATGCTGCTGACGTCCTTCTATGCATCTTCACTGGTGTCTATCTGG GGCATTATTTCTCTCAGAGACAGTTTTGTGGCTACATTTAAACCCAGACTCTTTACGTGG aTCATGCAGTGCCTCGCATGGGTGGTCTCCACCGTCATCCTGAAGTTCATGCTCTCTGTGATTTTGGGGGCATCGGATGAT GCTCACATCAGCAGTCTGATCAAATCCAAGTTCACAAGCTACAAAGACTTTGACACAATGATGTACACATGTGCGGCAGAGTTCGACTTCATTGAAGCAGAG ACTCTTTTCCGATATGTCAAAACCTTGCTGCTTCCAGTTAACCTGGTGATTGTGGGATTCATCGCTGGATGG ACTATACAAGACCTCATTCTGTTTCTCAGAAATAAAAGGACAGCCAAGTCAGAAGATGATGAAACAGAGCA GACTCGGGTCTTGGCAAAGGGCGTG CTGGTGTATCACAGTCTGCAGCTGTTGGCGTTTGCAGTGTTGGCTGTGCTCATCATGAGACTGAAGCTCTTCCTCACTCCTCACATGTGTATCATGTCCTGTTTAATCTGCTCCAGACAG GTGTTTGGCTGGCTAGGAGAGAAGTTTAAACACCAGATGATAGTTGTTGGAATATTGTCCATGATGACGGTTCAAGGAGTCTCCAACCTTCAGAGTCAATGGGGCATTATTGGAGAATTCAGTAACTTTCCGCAAGAAGAACTTCTGGAGTGGATCAAGGAGAACACGAGCCCTA ATGCTGTGTTTGCCGGTGCCATGCCCACCATGGCAAGTGTAAAACTGTCCACTGGCAGAGCCATCGTCAATCACCCACATTATGAGGACGCAGGATTAAG AGAACGAACAAAGATGGTATATGCCATGTACAGCCGAAAGCCAGCTGAGGTAGTAAAGAGAAATCTGATAAAGCTTCATGTGGATTACTTCATCCTAGAGGACTCGTGGTGCACAAGACGAACCAA GCCTGGTTGCAGTATGCCTGAGATCTGGGATGTGGAGGACCCACAAAACGCAGGAAAAGTGCCACTTTGTACCCTGATGTCGAAGGATTCTCGTCCGCATTTCCCCACCGTCTATTACAACAGCATTTACAAAGTCCTTCGAGTTCCCAAAACAACGAAGGATATCAGATAA